In one window of Burkholderiales bacterium DNA:
- a CDS encoding sulfatase-like hydrolase/transferase produces MPAKRKPNLLVILIDDLRHDEFGAGGHPYMKTPNIDRLAHEGALFERAFHTTPICSPNRASIVTGQYASRHGIIDNVARDAMSHRLPNYHLELQKLGYRTAHLGKWHMGNDGSPRPGYDSWVSYDGHGKLMDPVLNHDGRRVQHQGYITDIMNDLAVAFVERPHDRPWSLFFAHKAVHPDAEQGSDGRLRIAAQGGYVVAERHRALYRNAVFPPTPNMMTPAEVVRNKPAWAECFSLREGDENARAVLAALHTFDQEEIRLRARMMAAVDEGVGAILAALERKGELDDTCIVFLGDNGFFFGEHGLGPERRFAYEDGIRSPFVVRYPRRVKAGSRRRELVICQDIAPTFIALAGGKPGPQIQGRSLLPLFAPGEARRRSGWRKSILCEYWAEQAMSWLVGMSYKAVRTDRWKYIHWVNRGRDGELDELYDLDADPYEMKNLNRSRAHAPVRERLRRELRGLVADALGL; encoded by the coding sequence ATGCCCGCGAAGCGCAAGCCCAACCTCCTCGTCATCCTGATCGACGACCTCCGCCACGACGAATTCGGCGCGGGCGGCCACCCGTACATGAAGACGCCGAACATCGACCGGCTCGCGCACGAGGGCGCGCTGTTCGAGCGTGCGTTCCACACGACGCCGATCTGTTCGCCGAACCGCGCCTCGATCGTGACCGGCCAGTACGCGAGCCGCCACGGCATCATCGACAACGTCGCGCGCGACGCGATGAGCCACCGGCTGCCCAACTACCACCTCGAACTGCAGAAGCTGGGCTACCGGACCGCGCACCTCGGCAAATGGCACATGGGCAACGACGGCAGTCCCCGGCCCGGGTACGACTCGTGGGTCAGCTACGACGGCCACGGCAAGCTGATGGATCCGGTGCTGAATCACGACGGGCGGCGCGTGCAGCACCAGGGCTACATCACCGACATCATGAACGATCTCGCGGTCGCGTTCGTCGAGCGGCCGCACGATCGTCCCTGGTCGCTCTTCTTCGCGCACAAGGCGGTCCACCCGGACGCCGAGCAGGGATCCGACGGCCGCCTGCGGATCGCCGCGCAGGGCGGCTACGTCGTCGCCGAGCGGCACCGCGCGCTCTACCGCAACGCCGTGTTTCCGCCGACGCCGAACATGATGACCCCCGCCGAGGTCGTCCGGAACAAGCCCGCGTGGGCCGAGTGCTTCTCGCTGCGCGAAGGCGACGAGAACGCCCGCGCCGTGCTCGCGGCGCTCCACACCTTCGACCAGGAGGAGATCCGGCTCCGCGCGCGCATGATGGCCGCCGTCGACGAGGGCGTCGGAGCGATCCTCGCCGCGCTCGAGAGGAAGGGCGAACTCGACGACACCTGCATCGTGTTCCTCGGCGACAACGGGTTCTTCTTCGGCGAGCACGGGCTCGGGCCGGAGCGGCGCTTCGCCTACGAGGACGGCATCCGCTCGCCGTTCGTCGTCCGCTATCCGCGCCGCGTGAAGGCGGGCTCGCGCCGCCGCGAACTCGTGATCTGCCAGGACATCGCGCCGACGTTCATCGCGCTCGCCGGAGGAAAGCCCGGGCCGCAGATCCAGGGCCGCTCGCTGCTGCCGCTCTTCGCGCCGGGCGAGGCGCGGCGGCGGAGCGGATGGCGCAAGTCGATCCTGTGCGAGTACTGGGCCGAGCAGGCGATGTCGTGGCTCGTCGGCATGTCGTACAAGGCGGTGCGCACCGACCGCTGGAAGTACATTCACTGGGTGAACCGGGGCCGCGACGGCGAACTCGACGAACTCTACGACCTCGACGCCGATCCGTACGAGATGAAGAACCTGAACCGCAGCCGGGCGCACGCGCCGGTGCGCGAGCGGTTGCGGCGCGAACTGCGCGGGCTCGTCGCCGACGCCCTCGGCCTTTAG
- a CDS encoding 2-hydroxyacid dehydrogenase: MTPAILQPGTLPHDVAAKLAAAYAVHRVDRGRDVMGLAPDVRSEVRGIATRSMVGADAALMAALPRLEIVAVFGAGLDAVDLDTARARGIRVTHTPDVLTEDTGEYAIALVLALLRRVVEGDRFVRAGRWASGALPNSTRVRGRRLGIVGLGRIGLAVARRATALGMQVAWHGPHDKPEIGYPFHADLRALARAVDVLLLTCPGGRATERMVDAGVLDALGPHGFLVNIARGSVVDEPALVAALAERRIAGAALDVFRDEPNVPAALLGMEQVIVAPHIASTTEETRREIGELMLANLAAHFAGRPLPSAAL; this comes from the coding sequence ATGACCCCCGCGATCCTGCAGCCCGGCACGCTGCCGCACGACGTCGCGGCGAAGCTCGCTGCCGCCTATGCCGTCCATCGCGTGGATCGCGGTCGTGACGTGATGGGCCTCGCGCCGGACGTGCGTTCCGAGGTGCGCGGCATCGCGACCCGGAGCATGGTCGGCGCCGACGCGGCGTTGATGGCGGCGTTGCCCCGGCTCGAGATCGTGGCGGTGTTCGGCGCGGGCCTCGACGCCGTCGACCTCGACACTGCGCGCGCGCGCGGCATCCGCGTGACGCACACACCCGACGTGCTCACCGAGGACACCGGCGAGTACGCGATCGCGCTCGTGCTCGCGCTGCTGCGCCGGGTGGTCGAGGGCGACCGCTTCGTGCGCGCGGGTCGCTGGGCGTCGGGCGCGCTCCCCAACTCGACCCGCGTGCGCGGCCGCCGTCTCGGCATCGTGGGGCTCGGGCGAATCGGGCTCGCCGTCGCCCGGCGCGCGACCGCGCTGGGGATGCAGGTGGCCTGGCACGGCCCGCACGACAAGCCCGAAATCGGCTATCCGTTTCATGCCGATCTGCGCGCGCTCGCGCGAGCCGTCGATGTCCTGTTGCTCACCTGTCCGGGCGGCCGCGCGACCGAGCGCATGGTCGACGCGGGGGTGCTCGATGCGCTCGGACCGCATGGGTTCCTCGTGAACATCGCGCGCGGTTCGGTGGTCGACGAACCCGCGCTCGTCGCCGCGCTGGCCGAACGGCGCATCGCCGGCGCGGCGCTCGACGTGTTTCGCGACGAGCCGAACGTCCCCGCCGCGCTGCTCGGCATGGAGCAGGTGATCGTCGCGCCGCACATCGCGAGCACGACCGAGGAGACCCGACGGGAGATCGGCGAACTGATGCTCGCCAACCTGGCCGCGCATTTCGCCGGCCGGCCGCTGCCCTCGGCGGCGCTGTGA
- a CDS encoding ABC transporter ATP-binding protein, translating into MPAGNVVLEVKRLAAGYRDKVVIRDVSFTLAPGEVMAFFGHNGAGKSTTLRTILGALRPVEGEVWLDGERVDALPIPDRVARGLRYLPDRRGVFPDLTVEENLDVVGRMTVVRDGASVSIDDVLHMLPLLASRRQALAGSMSGGQQQMLAFGLALLGSPRCILLEEPSIGLQPDLVEQLFGEIRGICTRLSISAILVEHKIASAMKIADHVLIMNNGEVVFDGPPSAAQASNFWEYF; encoded by the coding sequence ATGCCGGCCGGAAACGTCGTGCTCGAGGTGAAGCGCCTCGCCGCGGGCTACCGCGACAAGGTGGTCATCCGCGACGTCTCGTTCACGCTCGCGCCGGGCGAGGTGATGGCGTTCTTCGGGCACAACGGCGCGGGCAAGTCGACCACGCTGCGCACCATCCTCGGAGCGCTGCGCCCGGTCGAAGGCGAGGTGTGGCTCGACGGGGAGCGGGTCGACGCGCTCCCCATTCCCGACCGGGTCGCGCGCGGCCTGCGCTACCTGCCCGACCGGCGCGGCGTGTTCCCCGACCTGACCGTCGAGGAGAACCTCGACGTCGTCGGGAGGATGACCGTGGTGCGCGACGGAGCGTCGGTGTCGATCGACGACGTGCTGCACATGCTGCCGCTGCTCGCGTCGCGCAGGCAGGCGCTCGCCGGCTCGATGAGCGGCGGCCAGCAGCAGATGCTGGCGTTCGGCCTCGCGCTCCTGGGCTCGCCGCGCTGCATCCTGCTGGAGGAGCCGTCGATCGGGCTGCAGCCGGATCTCGTCGAGCAGCTCTTCGGCGAGATCCGCGGCATCTGCACGCGGCTCTCGATCAGCGCGATCCTGGTCGAGCACAAGATCGCCTCGGCGATGAAGATCGCCGACCACGTCCTCATCATGAACAACGGCGAGGTGGTATTCGACGGCCCGCCATCCGCCGCGCAGGCCTCGAATTTCTGGGAGTATTTCTAG
- a CDS encoding amino acid ABC transporter substrate-binding protein has protein sequence MSSRTIRMLATGLALAGMTVAFPALAQSRPDIVIGALLPLTGPPAPVGLEQQQGVQFAVDRVNARGGLHGHKVRVAYEDSQGKPDVAVLSFNRLLDLENVPLAITAFSSVSLAIAPIATRRKVVLLNAAAQSNKLENASPFLFNTIPLVKDETGAITNYLYRTLGKKTAAVIYENVAAGIDGKDDFKRSFEALGGKVLAEEPVEFGLTNYRPTLLKAAAAKPDVVFVVITQGHPTFVEQAAQTPGLPVVAGTTFVNPLCCYAGSAGWYQSAIKSDIAPEIRGAFVSRYKTKDMGFFAREYFNATDIGLQAIDHVLAQGKPVTGEAVRDAIFAIKTFRSSVGDVTFDRSNTAKRGVEIQQYAADSRKVLAVEGAK, from the coding sequence ATGTCCAGCCGAACGATCCGTATGCTCGCCACCGGCCTCGCCCTGGCCGGCATGACCGTCGCCTTTCCCGCGCTCGCGCAATCCAGGCCGGACATCGTGATCGGCGCGCTCCTGCCGCTCACCGGACCGCCGGCCCCCGTCGGCCTCGAGCAGCAGCAGGGCGTGCAGTTCGCGGTCGACCGCGTCAACGCCCGCGGCGGCCTGCACGGGCACAAGGTCCGCGTCGCCTACGAGGACAGCCAGGGGAAGCCCGACGTCGCGGTGCTGTCGTTCAACCGCCTCCTCGACCTCGAGAACGTGCCGCTCGCGATCACGGCGTTCTCGTCGGTCTCGCTCGCCATCGCGCCGATCGCCACGCGCAGGAAGGTCGTGCTGCTGAACGCCGCCGCGCAGTCGAACAAGCTCGAGAACGCCTCGCCGTTCCTGTTCAACACCATCCCGCTGGTGAAGGACGAGACCGGCGCGATCACCAACTACCTCTACCGGACGCTCGGCAAGAAGACCGCGGCCGTGATCTACGAGAACGTCGCGGCGGGCATCGACGGCAAGGACGACTTCAAGCGCTCGTTCGAGGCGCTGGGCGGCAAGGTGCTCGCGGAGGAGCCGGTCGAGTTCGGCCTCACCAACTACCGCCCGACGCTGCTCAAGGCCGCCGCGGCGAAGCCCGACGTCGTGTTCGTGGTGATCACGCAGGGGCACCCGACCTTCGTCGAGCAGGCGGCGCAGACGCCGGGGCTCCCGGTGGTCGCCGGCACGACCTTCGTCAATCCGCTGTGCTGCTACGCGGGGTCGGCCGGCTGGTACCAGTCGGCGATCAAGTCGGACATCGCCCCCGAGATCCGCGGCGCGTTCGTGAGCCGGTACAAGACCAAGGACATGGGCTTCTTCGCGCGCGAGTACTTCAACGCGACCGACATCGGCCTGCAGGCGATCGACCACGTGCTCGCGCAGGGCAAGCCGGTCACCGGGGAAGCGGTGCGCGACGCGATCTTCGCGATCAAGACCTTCCGTTCGAGCGTCGGCGACGTCACCTTCGACAGGAGCAACACCGCGAAGCGCGGCGTCGAGATCCAGCAGTACGCCGCGGATTCGCGCAAGGTGCTGGCGGTCGAAGGCGCGAAGTAG
- a CDS encoding SDR family oxidoreductase — protein sequence MALLDDKVCVITGGAGSVGLATARRFLAEGAKLMLVDLGAEALARATAELAAGARVATFAGDVSNADHVRGFLDAAVARFGAIDVLFSNAGNAGHNAPLVDYPEEAFDRTMAIHARGAFLVCKYGLPRMREGGSIVITSSLAGVRGGVGTNMSYVAAKHAQIGIMRTATKPAAARGIRINCVNPGPVDNAFQTGIENEMSAILGFSVTDQLNQTVPLKRHAQPDEIATCVLFLASSMSSYVTGSVLMVDGGLMS from the coding sequence ATGGCCCTGCTCGACGACAAGGTTTGCGTGATCACCGGCGGCGCCGGCAGCGTCGGCCTCGCGACCGCGCGCCGGTTCCTCGCCGAAGGCGCGAAGCTGATGCTGGTGGACCTCGGTGCCGAGGCGCTCGCGCGCGCGACGGCCGAACTCGCCGCCGGCGCGCGGGTCGCGACGTTCGCCGGCGACGTGTCGAACGCCGACCACGTGCGCGGCTTCCTCGACGCGGCGGTGGCGCGCTTCGGGGCGATCGACGTGCTGTTCAGCAACGCCGGCAACGCCGGCCACAACGCGCCGCTGGTCGACTATCCGGAGGAGGCGTTCGACCGCACGATGGCGATCCACGCGCGCGGCGCGTTCCTCGTGTGCAAGTACGGGCTGCCGCGCATGCGCGAGGGCGGCAGCATCGTCATCACTTCGAGTCTCGCCGGCGTGCGCGGCGGCGTCGGCACCAACATGAGCTACGTGGCCGCCAAGCACGCGCAGATCGGCATCATGCGCACGGCGACCAAGCCCGCGGCCGCGCGCGGCATCCGCATCAACTGCGTCAACCCCGGACCGGTCGACAACGCGTTCCAGACCGGTATCGAGAACGAGATGAGCGCGATCCTGGGCTTCTCGGTGACCGATCAGTTGAACCAGACGGTGCCGCTCAAGCGCCACGCGCAGCCGGACGAGATCGCCACCTGCGTGCTGTTCCTCGCCTCGTCGATGTCGAGCTACGTCACCGGCTCGGTGCTGATGGTCGACGGCGGCCTGATGAGCTGA
- a CDS encoding branched-chain amino acid ABC transporter permease translates to MSFVLTYLVLACIYSIASLSTNLLVGIIGIFSVSQAAIIGVGAYTVALLLLHGVLPFSLAVLVALVLCAALNVLLALPSLRVAGDYFVVTSFGCQLVATAIFINWATLTGGASGLVGIPGAELFGRAADSTAGFLVLSAGFLALACLSYWLLMRSPFGKIVHAIRQDELAVAAAGRNVLRAKLSIAAVSGIYAGAAGALFATYLGFIDPTSFDLHASILILTMLVVGGARTLAGSLVGAFLLLALPQALNLIDVPSTLVGPLRQFIYGVLLIVFMLYRPQGIAGRRI, encoded by the coding sequence ATGTCCTTCGTCCTCACCTACCTCGTGCTCGCGTGCATCTACTCGATCGCGTCGCTGTCGACCAACCTCCTGGTCGGCATCATCGGCATCTTCTCGGTGTCGCAGGCGGCGATCATCGGCGTCGGCGCGTACACGGTCGCACTGCTGCTCCTGCACGGCGTGCTGCCGTTCTCGCTCGCGGTCCTCGTGGCGCTGGTCCTGTGCGCCGCGCTGAACGTGCTGCTCGCGCTGCCGTCGCTGCGCGTGGCCGGCGACTATTTCGTCGTCACCTCGTTCGGCTGCCAGCTCGTCGCCACCGCGATCTTCATCAACTGGGCGACGCTGACCGGCGGCGCCTCGGGACTGGTCGGCATTCCGGGCGCGGAACTCTTCGGCCGCGCGGCCGACAGCACCGCCGGCTTCCTCGTCCTGTCCGCGGGCTTCCTCGCGCTCGCGTGCCTGAGCTACTGGCTGCTGATGCGCTCGCCGTTCGGCAAGATCGTGCACGCGATCCGCCAGGACGAACTCGCGGTGGCGGCGGCCGGACGCAACGTGCTGCGCGCGAAGCTCAGCATCGCGGCCGTGTCGGGCATCTACGCCGGTGCGGCCGGAGCGCTGTTCGCGACCTACCTCGGGTTCATCGACCCGACGTCGTTCGACCTGCACGCCTCGATCCTCATCCTGACCATGCTCGTGGTCGGCGGCGCGCGCACGCTGGCGGGATCGCTGGTCGGGGCGTTCCTGCTCCTCGCGCTGCCGCAGGCGCTGAACCTGATCGACGTCCCGTCGACGCTGGTGGGACCGCTGCGCCAGTTCATCTACGGCGTCCTCCTGATCGTGTTCATGCTCTACCGGCCGCAGGGCATCGCGGGCCGGCGCATCTGA
- a CDS encoding SMP-30/gluconolactonase/LRE family protein yields MAGKTVVDCVVRSHDRLGESPVWSAGERKLYWVDSRAPAVRRFDPASGALESRALPALVGSIGLRARGGLVLALQSGFHAIDAFDAALQAICDPEADAPENRFNDGRCDRRGRFWAGTMNDRRRDPTGALYRLDPDHRCTRVRDDIIVPNSIAWSPDDRTMYFADTYRTVILAYPFDLDAGALGTPRTFADRFARGRPDGSTVDADGCLWNAEYAGGRVVRYTPRGEIDRIVELPVSQPTSCCFGGPDLDVLYVTTASQRLNPEQLAGEPLAGSVFAVAVGVRGLPEPAFGG; encoded by the coding sequence ATGGCTGGAAAGACCGTCGTCGATTGCGTCGTGCGCTCGCACGACCGGCTGGGCGAGAGCCCGGTGTGGAGCGCCGGCGAGCGCAAGCTCTACTGGGTCGACAGCCGCGCGCCCGCGGTCCGTCGTTTCGACCCCGCGTCCGGCGCGCTGGAATCGCGCGCGCTGCCCGCGCTCGTCGGCAGCATCGGCCTGCGCGCACGCGGCGGACTCGTGCTCGCGCTGCAATCCGGATTCCACGCGATCGACGCGTTCGATGCCGCGCTGCAGGCGATCTGCGATCCGGAAGCCGACGCGCCGGAGAACCGGTTCAACGACGGCCGCTGCGACCGTCGCGGCCGTTTCTGGGCCGGCACGATGAACGACCGCCGGCGCGATCCGACCGGCGCGCTCTACCGCCTCGACCCCGATCACCGCTGCACGCGCGTGCGCGACGACATCATCGTGCCCAACAGCATCGCCTGGAGCCCCGATGATCGCACGATGTACTTCGCCGACACCTACCGGACCGTCATCCTCGCCTATCCGTTCGACCTCGACGCAGGAGCGCTCGGAACGCCGCGCACGTTCGCCGATCGCTTCGCGCGAGGACGGCCGGACGGCTCGACCGTCGACGCCGATGGCTGCCTGTGGAACGCCGAGTACGCCGGCGGGCGCGTCGTGCGCTACACGCCGCGCGGCGAGATCGATCGCATCGTCGAGCTGCCGGTGTCGCAACCGACGAGCTGCTGCTTCGGCGGGCCGGACCTCGACGTCCTGTACGTCACGACGGCGTCGCAGCGCCTGAACCCCGAGCAGCTCGCGGGCGAGCCGCTGGCGGGCTCGGTCTTCGCCGTTGCGGTCGGCGTGCGGGGCTTGCCCGAGCCCGCGTTCGGCGGTTGA
- a CDS encoding ABC transporter ATP-binding protein → MTAYLDVRAVSKRFGGLQALDACSFTIERNRSTCLVGPNGAGKTTIFNVITGFIRPDQGSIAFSGRPLGGLNPRQVVDAGIARTFQNLRLFDEMTALENVIVYLRGDAATSPTSALLRPFRTHAEQKRKAEAAHAFLEEVGLAHKAGEVVRNLSYGQQKLLCIARVLATGAELLLLDEPTSGLSQSALTAMVDMVERLRATGRTLLVVEHNTRVVQRIADEILFLHQGRLVSRGTPAEILADPSLAAIYFGGAD, encoded by the coding sequence ATGACCGCCTATCTCGACGTCCGCGCGGTGTCGAAGCGCTTCGGCGGCCTGCAGGCGCTCGACGCCTGCTCGTTCACCATCGAGCGCAACCGCTCCACCTGCCTCGTCGGTCCCAACGGCGCGGGCAAGACGACGATCTTCAACGTCATCACCGGATTCATCCGGCCCGACCAGGGGTCGATCGCGTTCTCCGGCCGCCCGCTCGGCGGGCTCAATCCGCGGCAGGTCGTCGACGCCGGCATCGCGCGCACGTTCCAGAATCTGCGCCTGTTCGACGAGATGACCGCGCTCGAGAACGTCATCGTGTACCTGCGCGGCGACGCGGCGACGAGCCCGACGAGCGCGCTGCTGCGGCCGTTCCGCACGCACGCCGAACAGAAGCGCAAGGCCGAGGCGGCGCACGCGTTCCTCGAGGAGGTGGGACTCGCCCACAAGGCCGGCGAGGTCGTGCGCAACCTGAGCTACGGCCAGCAGAAGCTCCTGTGCATCGCGCGCGTGCTCGCGACCGGGGCGGAACTGCTGCTGCTCGACGAACCGACCTCGGGCCTGAGCCAGTCGGCGCTCACCGCGATGGTCGACATGGTCGAGCGGCTGCGCGCGACCGGCCGGACGCTGCTCGTCGTCGAGCACAACACGCGCGTCGTGCAGCGCATCGCCGACGAGATCCTGTTCCTGCACCAGGGCCGGCTCGTCTCGCGCGGCACGCCCGCCGAGATCCTCGCCGATCCCTCGCTCGCCGCGATCTACTTCGGCGGCGCGGACTGA
- a CDS encoding NIPSNAP family protein, protein MIVEQRTYTVAHGRIHDYLKRYEREGLPVQLRHLGRLAGAFVSDIGTLNQVVYLWCYDSLADREARRARLAEDPEWHAFLKTNAGTFTHQQVSILVPAAFSPMR, encoded by the coding sequence ATGATTGTCGAGCAGCGGACGTACACCGTGGCGCACGGTAGGATACACGACTACCTGAAGCGCTACGAGCGCGAGGGGCTGCCCGTGCAGCTGCGCCATCTCGGGCGCCTCGCCGGCGCGTTCGTCAGCGACATCGGCACGCTGAACCAGGTGGTCTACCTGTGGTGCTACGACAGCCTCGCCGACCGCGAGGCCCGCCGCGCCCGCCTCGCCGAAGATCCCGAGTGGCACGCCTTCCTGAAGACCAACGCCGGAACATTCACGCACCAGCAGGTGTCGATCCTCGTTCCGGCCGCGTTCTCGCCGATGCGCTGA
- a CDS encoding LysR family transcriptional regulator, producing the protein MRRPLPPLNAVRAFEAAGRHESFARAAQELHVTPGAISRHVKTLEDLLGVRLFTRANRQVRLTPEAIVYHKAVVAAFDRLGDATSALAADRRERPLRVMCSEVVAMRWLFPRLPRIHASHPQMPLSFRTTLTSAELEFDRHASDLVIRVGHGPWPPELASHRMFDSQLVAICSARLIERGPPLATVGDLRAHALLGSGLRPQAWPRWLAAAGAPDLKPKHYIELENSALAYQAAEEGLGVALGERGFLGEDLRAGHLVIPLAFVLAGDEAFHLVYERQHERTPHLAAFRDWVLKEARLVRAALAEPVRVSGGAKRAATRSRRAAH; encoded by the coding sequence ATGCGGCGCCCGCTGCCACCGCTCAATGCCGTCCGCGCGTTCGAGGCGGCCGGCAGGCACGAGAGCTTCGCCCGCGCCGCGCAGGAGCTGCACGTCACGCCGGGCGCGATCAGCCGGCACGTCAAGACGCTGGAGGATCTGCTCGGCGTTCGCCTGTTCACGCGCGCCAACCGGCAGGTGCGCCTGACGCCCGAGGCGATCGTCTACCACAAGGCCGTGGTCGCGGCGTTCGACCGGCTGGGCGACGCCACCAGCGCGCTCGCCGCCGACCGTCGCGAGCGTCCGCTGCGCGTGATGTGCTCCGAAGTGGTGGCGATGCGCTGGCTGTTCCCGCGCCTGCCGCGCATCCACGCGAGCCACCCGCAGATGCCGCTGTCGTTCCGCACGACGCTCACCTCGGCCGAGCTCGAGTTCGACCGCCACGCTTCCGACCTGGTGATCCGCGTCGGCCACGGTCCTTGGCCGCCGGAACTCGCGAGCCACCGGATGTTCGACAGTCAGCTCGTCGCGATCTGCAGTGCGAGGCTCATCGAGCGCGGACCGCCGCTCGCGACGGTCGGCGACCTGCGCGCGCATGCGCTGCTGGGTTCGGGCCTGCGTCCGCAGGCGTGGCCGCGCTGGCTCGCGGCCGCCGGCGCGCCGGACCTCAAGCCGAAGCACTACATCGAGCTCGAGAACTCCGCGCTCGCCTACCAGGCGGCCGAGGAGGGGCTCGGCGTCGCGCTGGGTGAGCGCGGCTTCCTCGGCGAAGACCTCCGCGCCGGGCATCTGGTGATCCCGCTGGCGTTCGTGCTCGCGGGCGACGAGGCCTTCCACCTGGTCTACGAGCGGCAGCACGAGCGCACGCCGCACCTCGCGGCGTTCCGCGACTGGGTGCTGAAGGAAGCGCGGCTCGTGCGCGCCGCGCTCGCCGAGCCTGTGCGCGTGTCCGGCGGAGCGAAGCGCGCGGCGACCCGCTCGCGCAGGGCCGCCCACTAG
- a CDS encoding RraA family protein translates to MAARRKLTGRVPPEAIVRLEFERLPEATLKSFARLTDLTGTVSDSLDLLGLQGVIPGAVLPSSMPGTRIVGQAVTVRNVERAVTPTRAALERVGKMGEHEAYNLASPGDVVVIEGLTGVSNLGGQSATVARRAKLAGAVVDGSYRDPEVARAQRFPIWARGVTPATGKWRLQTVAINGRVRIAGVTVDAGDLVLADDAGVVVVPYAQVDAVLSEARRIDEGDRRQRKDIAAGVGLAQIARTRYK, encoded by the coding sequence ATGGCGGCCCGCCGAAAGCTCACCGGCCGCGTTCCGCCCGAGGCGATCGTGCGCCTCGAATTCGAGCGGCTGCCCGAGGCCACGCTGAAGTCGTTCGCGCGCCTGACCGACCTCACCGGCACGGTGTCCGACAGCCTCGACCTGCTCGGCCTGCAGGGCGTCATTCCGGGCGCGGTGCTGCCGTCCTCGATGCCGGGAACGCGCATCGTCGGACAGGCGGTCACGGTGCGGAACGTCGAGCGAGCGGTGACGCCCACGCGCGCCGCGCTGGAGCGGGTCGGCAAGATGGGCGAGCACGAGGCCTACAACCTCGCCTCGCCGGGCGACGTGGTGGTGATCGAAGGCCTCACCGGCGTGTCGAACCTGGGCGGACAGTCCGCCACGGTGGCGCGCCGAGCGAAGCTCGCCGGCGCCGTCGTCGACGGTTCGTACCGCGATCCCGAGGTCGCGCGCGCGCAGCGGTTCCCGATCTGGGCCCGTGGCGTCACGCCCGCGACCGGCAAGTGGCGCCTGCAGACCGTCGCGATCAACGGTCGCGTGCGGATCGCCGGTGTCACGGTGGACGCAGGCGACCTCGTGCTGGCCGACGACGCCGGCGTCGTCGTCGTGCCGTACGCACAGGTCGACGCGGTGCTCTCCGAAGCGCGACGCATCGACGAGGGCGACCGCCGGCAGCGCAAGGACATCGCCGCCGGCGTGGGCCTCGCGCAGATCGCGCGCACCCGCTACAAGTAG
- a CDS encoding branched-chain amino acid ABC transporter permease has product MLALQLLVDGLISGCAIGLVAVSFSLYYSTTRVFHVAHAGVYTVGGYGAWYAATLGAPFALAAIAGVALAAIAGVVIQRGLYDVLERREATPLVFLIASLGALAILQNLMAMAFTPNILSFPYPWRTDTVGVGAVRVSLAQVVVAATSVAAFCALLWMSRRTLLGRRIRAVASNPFLAEVTCLRPRSVYLVVMLIASAAVALAGITVSLDQAMQPYTGVLVLLTATIAVIAGGIGSLTGAFVIGVALSVLQNLALIVMPGRWSIAATFGLFIVFILVRPQGLFRAR; this is encoded by the coding sequence ATGCTCGCGCTGCAACTCCTCGTCGACGGCCTGATCAGCGGCTGCGCGATCGGGCTCGTCGCGGTCAGCTTCTCGCTCTACTACTCGACCACGCGGGTCTTCCACGTCGCGCACGCCGGCGTCTACACCGTCGGCGGGTACGGCGCCTGGTACGCCGCGACCCTCGGCGCGCCGTTCGCGCTGGCGGCCATCGCCGGCGTGGCGCTCGCGGCGATCGCGGGGGTCGTGATCCAGCGCGGCCTCTACGACGTCCTCGAACGGAGAGAGGCCACGCCGCTCGTCTTCCTGATCGCCTCGCTCGGCGCGCTCGCGATCCTGCAGAACCTGATGGCGATGGCGTTCACGCCGAACATCCTGAGCTTTCCCTATCCGTGGCGGACCGACACGGTCGGCGTCGGCGCGGTGCGCGTGAGCCTCGCGCAGGTCGTGGTCGCGGCGACCAGCGTCGCGGCGTTCTGCGCGCTCCTCTGGATGTCGCGGCGCACGCTGCTCGGCCGGAGGATCCGCGCGGTCGCGTCGAATCCGTTCCTGGCCGAGGTCACCTGCCTGCGCCCGCGCTCGGTGTACCTCGTGGTGATGCTGATCGCCTCGGCCGCGGTCGCGCTCGCCGGCATCACGGTCAGCCTCGACCAGGCGATGCAGCCCTACACCGGCGTGCTGGTGCTCCTCACCGCGACCATCGCCGTCATCGCCGGGGGCATCGGGAGCCTCACCGGCGCGTTCGTCATCGGCGTGGCGCTGTCGGTGCTGCAGAACCTCGCGTTGATCGTGATGCCCGGGCGCTGGAGCATCGCCGCCACCTTCGGCCTCTTCATCGTGTTCATCCTGGTCCGGCCGCAGGGCCTGTTCCGCGCCCGCTGA